In Scyliorhinus canicula chromosome 27, sScyCan1.1, whole genome shotgun sequence, the following proteins share a genomic window:
- the LOC119957747 gene encoding late histone H2B.L4-like, which produces MADEKKPTSKAASKKGAKKVIKKPAVKGGKKRRRSRKESYSIYIYKVMKQVHPDTGISSKAMSIMNSFVNDIFERIAGEASRLAHYNKRSTISSREIQTAVRLLLPGELAKHAVSEGTKAVTKYTSSK; this is translated from the coding sequence ATGGCTGACGAGAAGAAACCAACATCGAAAGCAGCTTCCAAGAAGGGAGCCAAGAAAGTCATTAAGAAACCGGCAGTAAAGGGCGGCAAGAAGCGGCGAAGGTCGAGGAAGGAGAGTTACTCCATCTACATCTACAAAGTGATGAAGCAGGTTCACCCCGACACCGGCATCTCCTCCAAGGCCATGAGCATCATGAACTCGTTCGTCAACGATATTTTCGAGCGTATCGCGGGTGAGGCTTCCCGCCTGGCCCATTACAACAAGCGCAGCACCATCAGCTCCCGGGAGATCCAGACCGCCGTGCGCCTGCTGCTGCCCGGGGAACTGGCCAAGCACGCCGTGTCGGAAGGGACAAAGGCGGTCACCAAGTACACCAGCTCCAAGTAA
- the LOC119957763 gene encoding histone H4, whose protein sequence is MSGRGKGGKGLGKGGAKRHRKVLRDNIQGITKPAIRRLARRGGVKRISGLIYEETRGVLKVFLENVIRDAVTYTEHAKRKTVTAMDVVYALKRQGRTLYGFGG, encoded by the coding sequence ATGTCTGGCAGAGGGAAAGGAGGCAAAGGACTGGGCAAAGGCGGAGCAAAGCGGCACCGCAAAGTGCTTCGTGATAACATCCAGGGCATCACCAAACCAGCAATCCGCCGCCTGGCTCGCCGTGGCGGGGTCAAGCGCATCTCGGGTTTGATCTATGAGGAGACTCGCGGGGTGCTGAAGGTTTTCCTGGAGAATGTGATCAGGGACGCCGTCACCTACACTGAACACGCCAAGCGCAAAACGGTCACCGCCATGGATGTGGTTTACGCTCTCAAACGCCAGGGCCGCACGCTCTATGGATTCGGCGGCTGA
- the LOC119957731 gene encoding late histone H2A.L3-like: MWAVSLILCESVCEIVTMSGRGKTSGKVRAKAKSRSSRAGLQFPVGRVHRHLRKGNYAQRVGAGAPVYLAAVLEYLTAEILELAGNAARDNKKTRIIPRHLQLAVRNDEELNKLLGGVTIAQGGVLPNIQAVLLPKKASASSGKK; the protein is encoded by the coding sequence ATGTGGGCGGTTTCCCTCATTCTGTGTGAAAGTGTTTGTGAGATTGTGACAATGTCTGGAAGAGGAAAGACCAGCGGTAAAGTTCGGGCCAAGGCCAAGTCTCGCTCCTCCCGGGCTGGACTGCAGTTCCCGGTGGGCCGTGTTCACAGGCACCTGAGAAAGGGTAACTATGCCCAGCGTGTGGGTGCCGGAGCCCCGGTCTATCTGGCTGCTGTGCTCGAGTATCTGACCGCTGAAATCCTCGAGCTGGCCGGGAACGCGGCCCGGGACAACAAGAAGACCCGCATCATCCCCAGACACCTGCAGCTGGCCGTCCGCAACGACGAGGAGCTCAACAAGCTGCTGGGAGGGGTGACCATCGCTCAGGGTGGGGTGCTGCCTAATATCCAGGCCGTGCTGCTGCCCAAGAAAGCCAGTGCCAGCTCCGGCAAGAAGTGA
- the LOC119957742 gene encoding late histone H2B.L4-like translates to MADEKKPTSKAAAKKGAKKVIKKPAVKGGKKRRRSRKESYSIYIYKVMKQVHPDTGISSKAMSIMNSFVSDIFERIAGEASRLAHYNKRSTISSREIQTAVRLLLPGELAKHAVSEGTKAVTKYTSSK, encoded by the coding sequence ATGGCTGACGAGAAGAAACCAACATCGAAAGCAGCTGCCAAGAAGGGAGCCAAGAAAGTCATTAAGAAACCGGCAGTAAAGGGCGGCAAGAAGCGGCGAAGGTCGAGGAAGGAGAGTTACTCCATCTACATCTACAAAGTGATGAAGCAGGTTCATCCCGACACCGGCATCTCCTCCAAGGCCATGAGCATCATGAACTCATTCGTCAGCGATATTTTCGAGCGTATCGCGGGTGAGGCTTCCCGCCTGGCCCATTACAACAAGCGCAGCACCATCAGCTCCCGGGAGATCCAGACCGCCGTGCGCCTGCTGCTGCCCGGGGAACTGGCCAAGCACGCCGTGTCGGAAGGGACAAAGGCGGTGACCAAGTACACCAGCTCCAAGTAA